The Pseudarthrobacter sp. BIM B-2242 region CACGGGGCTGCGGCGCCGAAGACCGATGACCAGCATTGACGCCGGAAGTTGCTCGGCCAGGTCTTCGATTTCCTCCGCGGCCGTCCGGCCGCGGACAAATTGTTTCAGTTCATAGGTCACGCCGGAGGCGGCCAGCTCCTGGTCCACCTCGTCCATGTCCGCGGTATCAGAGAAGGCTTTGCTCATGTGGTCACCCCCCGGCCCGGCGTTCACCACATAGAGCGGCTGGCCGGTCAGCCTGGCCATCTCGATGCCACGCATGACGGCGGCGCGCCCCTCGGGGCGGGGGACGTAGGCTACAAGGACGGTCATTTCGCCTCCGCGGAGAGGGCAGCAGCAGGCTGCCCGGTAGCGGATCGCTGAGTAGGGTCCTGCCGGGTGGCATCGGGATCCGCC contains the following coding sequences:
- a CDS encoding universal stress protein encodes the protein MTVLVAYVPRPEGRAAVMRGIEMARLTGQPLYVVNAGPGGDHMSKAFSDTADMDEVDQELAASGVTYELKQFVRGRTAAEEIEDLAEQLPASMLVIGLRRRSPVGKLVLGSVAHDLLMGVECPVLAVKR